A window of Sphingobacterium sp. SRCM116780 contains these coding sequences:
- a CDS encoding zeta toxin family protein produces MDEKNLYIVAGCNGAGKTTASFTILPEILNCKEFVNADEIARGLSPFQPDNVAVEAGRIMLNRINELFENRENFALETTLATRTYKNKILKSKERGYYTTLLFFWLKNPELAKERVRIRVREGGHNIKENIIDRRYLKGICNLFDIYMDIVDQVLIFDNSEGEPILFAEKYYKEDLIIYDSSRFNELKKYYDKRI; encoded by the coding sequence ATGGATGAAAAAAATCTTTACATAGTTGCAGGATGTAATGGCGCAGGAAAGACTACCGCATCATTTACTATTTTACCAGAAATTTTAAATTGTAAAGAATTTGTAAATGCAGATGAAATTGCTCGTGGACTTTCTCCATTTCAACCAGACAATGTTGCTGTTGAAGCAGGTAGAATAATGCTAAATCGCATCAATGAGCTTTTCGAAAATAGAGAAAATTTCGCTCTTGAAACCACTTTGGCAACTAGAACGTATAAAAATAAAATTTTAAAATCTAAAGAAAGGGGATATTACACAACTTTACTTTTTTTCTGGTTAAAAAATCCTGAACTCGCGAAGGAAAGAGTGAGAATTAGAGTACGAGAAGGAGGTCATAATATCAAAGAAAACATAATTGATAGACGTTATCTAAAAGGTATTTGTAATCTATTTGATATTTATATGGATATTGTTGATCAAGTTTTAATTTTTGATAATTCAGAAGGAGAACCTATTCTATTTGCGGAAAAATATTACAAAGAAGATTTAATAATTTACGACTCTTCAAGATTTAACGAATTAAAAAAATATTATGACAAAAGAATCTAA
- a CDS encoding NAD(P)H-dependent flavin oxidoreductase: MKNKQWANELSRVLRVNYPIVQAPMLGVSTPEMVAASAEAHILGSLALGDLPAASCRELIRKTKSLTYQPFATNIFVHDIPTVSEELKLHYSKTKRFIEVLARQHQLHVELPDLEEIKLTDYHDQVDVLISEHCPIVSFTFGMPDVQSVQKLKENGTLLIGTATSVAEAKQLEILGMDSICVQGFEAGGHRGSFVQDDIPRIGGISLLAHIYDSVSVPLIYAGGIYNAKTLLAAKALGAQGFQVGSLLLCSTESELQAFEKRRLQNVQEHDIILTKSFSGRYARGIRNIFTENLDNSTHILPYPYQNKLTAELRKVAKQHQNTDFVNLWVGQSLHAFSEASTVDIIEQLIKEVETSHDL, translated from the coding sequence ATGAAAAACAAACAATGGGCTAACGAGCTAAGCAGAGTGCTACGTGTGAACTATCCAATCGTACAAGCACCCATGCTTGGCGTATCGACACCTGAAATGGTTGCTGCATCAGCTGAGGCACATATATTGGGCTCTTTGGCGCTAGGGGATCTTCCTGCTGCTAGTTGCCGAGAATTGATCAGAAAAACCAAAAGTTTAACCTATCAACCTTTTGCAACCAATATCTTCGTTCACGACATACCAACTGTCTCAGAAGAACTAAAATTGCATTACAGCAAAACAAAGCGCTTTATTGAAGTATTGGCCAGACAACATCAGTTGCACGTTGAGTTACCTGATCTAGAAGAAATTAAGCTTACAGACTACCATGACCAAGTGGATGTTTTGATCTCAGAACACTGTCCGATCGTAAGTTTTACTTTTGGGATGCCAGATGTACAAAGCGTCCAAAAACTGAAAGAAAATGGTACATTATTAATCGGAACTGCCACTTCTGTTGCAGAAGCTAAACAATTGGAAATATTGGGGATGGACAGCATCTGTGTTCAGGGATTTGAAGCAGGTGGACATCGAGGAAGCTTTGTACAGGATGATATTCCGCGAATAGGGGGTATTTCTTTGCTTGCGCATATTTATGATAGCGTCAGTGTACCGTTGATCTATGCAGGTGGTATTTATAATGCAAAAACTTTACTGGCTGCAAAAGCACTGGGTGCACAGGGATTCCAAGTGGGGAGCTTACTGTTGTGCTCAACGGAAAGCGAGCTACAAGCGTTTGAAAAAAGGCGATTGCAAAATGTCCAAGAACATGATATTATCTTAACCAAAAGTTTCTCGGGTAGGTATGCCAGAGGAATCCGAAATATCTTCACCGAAAATCTGGATAATAGTACACATATATTGCCTTATCCGTATCAAAATAAACTGACAGCTGAATTACGAAAAGTGGCAAAACAACATCAAAATACGGACTTCGTTAATCTTTGGGTGGGGCAGTCCCTTCATGCTTTTAGTGAGGCGTCAACAGTGGATATTATTGAGCAATTGATTAAAGAAGTGGAAACAAGTCATGATCTTTGA
- a CDS encoding phosphatase PAP2 family protein: MLKIKLSLCLLCFLSFAHAQVTLQQDSSSHHQQQDSLIVTQNSLYKLNYKNFIVPAVFIGYGVASLSIDGLKKLNTSTRDEINEHQPDHIRLDNYTQYVPAVLVYGLNAFGVKSKHNFRDRTLIYATSQLLSAAMVVPLKHLVHEERPDGTNSLSFPSGHTATAFSSAQFMYREYRDSNFWLSISGYPFAVFTGVYRTLNDKHWVGDVVAGAGFGILSTELAYWLHPKINSLFFPSNKPSSSMIMPFYQDKKVGLSFVKQL, encoded by the coding sequence ATGCTAAAAATTAAGTTATCCCTATGCCTTCTCTGCTTCCTTAGTTTCGCCCATGCACAGGTAACCCTCCAGCAAGACAGCAGCAGTCACCATCAGCAACAGGATAGTTTAATCGTTACCCAGAACAGTTTATATAAGCTAAATTACAAGAACTTCATTGTACCAGCTGTATTTATCGGTTATGGTGTCGCCAGTCTCAGTATTGATGGGCTCAAAAAACTAAATACTTCTACACGCGATGAAATTAACGAGCATCAACCTGATCATATTCGCTTAGACAACTATACCCAGTATGTTCCTGCTGTACTGGTTTATGGCCTGAATGCCTTTGGCGTAAAAAGTAAACATAATTTTAGAGACAGAACCCTCATTTATGCCACCTCACAATTGCTATCAGCAGCGATGGTCGTTCCATTAAAGCATCTTGTCCACGAAGAAAGACCCGATGGCACCAACAGTCTATCCTTTCCATCTGGACATACAGCAACCGCATTTTCTTCAGCACAGTTTATGTACCGGGAGTATCGGGATAGTAATTTTTGGTTAAGTATATCAGGTTATCCTTTTGCGGTGTTTACGGGCGTTTATAGAACCTTAAACGATAAACATTGGGTGGGCGATGTTGTAGCAGGAGCTGGATTTGGGATCCTATCGACAGAACTGGCTTATTGGTTGCACCCAAAGATCAACAGCTTATTTTTTCCTAGCAACAAACCATCCTCCAGTATGATCATGCCTTTTTACCAAGATAAAAAAGTAGGATTAAGTTTTGTGAAACAGCTTTAA
- a CDS encoding sensor histidine kinase, whose protein sequence is MKPLLNKTTRPFLLYVLIILGISVPVYFVIIDGIWKNELDEHNKIVAKKTAHELNKLNLSPDKLQASIALWNIIQPGTNIRPVATGDALTNRVYTQNHSKSYDKPLNIDRFRCLSTVIYLNKQPYRFIIETNIEESQETMAAIAGITLFFFLLLVVGLLLLTRKLSNTVWKPFQNTVEKLKTFNLNNQTPITFEKTDIIEFHDLNQSLNKLITQNISVYKTQKEFTENASHELQTPLAILKNKLDILLQNKDLTTDQYQIVEDMHKALTRSTRLNKNLLLLAKIENSQFDQSESIQFDQILQQSIDILQEHMEQKNIQLHTDIQPQIVVLGNSSLTDILINNLLLNAIRHTPANGQISIALDRSSFTVSNTGEKELDSEMLFKRFSKLAKNNNGSGLGLAIITQICYYQRWKVQYAFQNKNHFFSIHF, encoded by the coding sequence ATGAAACCCTTACTTAACAAGACAACTCGCCCCTTTCTCCTATATGTCCTAATCATACTGGGAATCAGCGTACCTGTTTACTTTGTCATCATTGATGGTATCTGGAAAAACGAGTTGGATGAACACAATAAAATTGTCGCAAAAAAAACTGCGCACGAACTTAACAAACTGAACCTTTCTCCAGATAAGTTACAAGCCAGTATTGCACTTTGGAATATAATCCAACCCGGAACAAATATACGACCAGTTGCTACCGGAGATGCGTTAACAAATCGCGTGTACACCCAAAACCATTCCAAATCGTATGATAAGCCATTGAACATTGATCGTTTTCGATGCCTTTCTACGGTAATCTACTTGAACAAACAACCCTATCGATTTATTATAGAAACTAATATTGAAGAGTCTCAGGAAACAATGGCTGCAATAGCTGGCATCACCCTATTTTTCTTTCTGTTGTTGGTCGTGGGTCTCCTATTATTGACACGAAAGCTCTCCAATACAGTGTGGAAACCTTTTCAGAATACAGTCGAAAAACTGAAGACATTTAACCTCAATAACCAGACTCCGATTACCTTTGAAAAAACCGACATCATCGAATTTCATGATTTGAATCAATCGTTGAACAAATTAATCACTCAAAACATATCTGTCTATAAAACCCAGAAAGAATTTACCGAAAATGCTTCGCATGAACTGCAAACACCCTTGGCTATTCTTAAAAACAAGCTGGATATCTTATTGCAAAATAAGGACCTGACAACCGATCAATACCAGATTGTGGAAGATATGCACAAGGCATTGACCCGAAGTACACGTCTCAACAAAAACCTATTATTACTGGCTAAGATAGAAAACAGCCAATTTGACCAGTCAGAGTCGATTCAATTTGATCAGATCTTACAACAGAGCATTGACATTCTCCAGGAACATATGGAACAAAAAAATATCCAGCTGCATACGGATATTCAACCTCAGATTGTCGTATTAGGTAACAGTAGCCTAACAGATATCTTAATCAATAATTTACTATTGAATGCCATACGCCACACCCCTGCCAATGGTCAGATTTCGATTGCACTTGATCGTTCTTCTTTTACCGTATCCAACACAGGAGAAAAAGAATTAGATTCAGAAATGCTCTTCAAACGATTTTCAAAACTAGCCAAGAATAACAACGGTAGCGGTTTAGGGTTGGCAATCATTACACAGATCTGCTATTATCAACGTTGGAAGGTACAATATGCATTTCAAAATAAAAATCATTTCTTTTCGATTCACTTCTAA
- a CDS encoding response regulator transcription factor has product MKILIIEDEEELAKSIAVYLSGEQYLCEFANTYQEAFAKIQDYQYDCILLDIGLPDGNGLSLLEELKRSNKQDGVIIISAKNALDDKIKGLQIGADDYLTKPFHLSELAARIYSLIRRKQFSNSNIVRQHEIQIDLLAKTVAVHDQPVILTKKEFDLLMYFIGNKNRVISKSTLAEHLSGDVADMLDNHDFVYAHIKNLKKKLQDTGCETYIKSVYGTGYKWEINEQDTI; this is encoded by the coding sequence ATGAAAATCTTGATTATAGAAGACGAAGAGGAACTTGCCAAAAGTATCGCGGTATATCTTTCTGGGGAACAATACTTATGCGAATTTGCCAACACGTATCAGGAAGCTTTTGCCAAGATACAAGACTATCAATACGATTGCATCTTATTGGATATCGGTTTACCTGATGGTAATGGATTAAGTCTTTTGGAAGAACTGAAACGCTCAAATAAACAAGATGGCGTCATCATCATCTCCGCTAAAAATGCATTGGATGATAAAATAAAAGGTTTGCAGATTGGAGCAGATGATTACCTCACCAAACCCTTTCATTTATCTGAATTGGCTGCACGTATCTATTCCCTTATCCGTAGAAAACAATTCAGCAATTCCAATATCGTCCGTCAACATGAAATCCAGATCGACCTTTTGGCCAAAACGGTAGCTGTACATGATCAGCCTGTTATCCTAACGAAAAAGGAGTTTGATCTGCTGATGTACTTCATCGGCAATAAAAATAGAGTTATCTCCAAAAGTACTTTAGCCGAACACCTTTCGGGTGATGTTGCAGATATGCTGGATAATCACGATTTTGTCTATGCGCACATCAAAAATTTGAAAAAGAAATTGCAAGATACCGGATGCGAAACCTATATCAAAAGCGTATACGGTACGGGTTACAAATGGGAAATAAATGAACAGGATACCATATGA
- a CDS encoding porin family protein: MKKVFLTLLTCVSMHFAFAQETHPAIQKGKWMVETNLSPISGLSTSGFSLLTNDGNTSWSIGGETGYFFQDKLAVKVGLGYISQKIGDISLGDYTVEGSTQNMFTYKAGLKYYISNVLPVQVDLGGLSQDGENALLLGGQVGYAIFVKDNIAIEPAVRYDHGLNDNATGVKAFSARVGFSLHF; this comes from the coding sequence ATGAAAAAAGTATTTTTAACACTACTTACATGTGTAAGTATGCACTTTGCCTTTGCGCAAGAAACTCATCCTGCCATTCAAAAAGGAAAATGGATGGTCGAAACCAATTTATCTCCTATTTCAGGATTATCGACTTCAGGATTCAGCCTTTTAACGAATGATGGTAATACATCATGGTCTATTGGTGGTGAAACAGGTTATTTTTTCCAAGATAAACTAGCTGTTAAGGTTGGGTTAGGCTATATAAGTCAAAAGATTGGCGATATATCTTTAGGTGACTATACAGTAGAAGGATCAACTCAAAATATGTTTACTTATAAGGCAGGATTAAAATATTATATTTCTAATGTGCTTCCAGTTCAAGTAGATTTAGGTGGATTGAGCCAAGATGGTGAAAACGCTTTACTATTAGGTGGCCAAGTGGGTTATGCGATTTTTGTTAAAGATAATATCGCTATTGAACCAGCAGTACGTTATGACCATGGATTAAACGATAATGCTACTGGTGTCAAAGCCTTTAGTGCACGCGTAGGTTTCTCCCTGCATTTTTAA
- a CDS encoding DNA polymerase beta superfamily protein — MNNTYLCTLIKEIETKENIKILYACESGSRAWGFPSQDSDYDIRFIYCRQMADYLTIFSEAEDIRYPIVDDLDIYGWDIRKVLKLLYKSNCTLYEWLQSPICYGDYTFFKDDFIPLLEYAPNIRAHMHHYLGLFHRKMEALDLPTIGLKSFFYLIRSLLSAEWIATYRSYAPMEIKHLKVLLPDDRKLALETLITLKGSVKEDFNYALEKEWRIYLKDTFVKLRVTVDTIPVAKMPVEPLDHYFFNLVQNENDDH, encoded by the coding sequence ATGAACAACACTTATTTATGTACGTTAATCAAAGAAATCGAGACCAAAGAAAATATAAAAATTCTCTATGCATGTGAATCAGGCAGTCGTGCTTGGGGATTTCCATCTCAAGATAGTGATTACGATATTCGCTTTATCTATTGCAGACAAATGGCGGATTATCTAACAATATTTTCAGAAGCGGAGGATATCAGATATCCGATTGTAGATGATCTAGATATCTATGGCTGGGATATTCGGAAGGTGTTAAAACTGTTGTATAAAAGTAACTGTACATTATATGAATGGTTGCAATCACCGATCTGTTACGGAGATTATACTTTTTTCAAAGATGATTTTATACCCCTATTGGAGTATGCTCCAAATATACGGGCACATATGCATCACTATTTGGGTTTATTCCATAGAAAAATGGAGGCATTAGATTTGCCTACTATAGGGTTGAAGTCTTTTTTTTATTTGATCAGAAGTTTACTATCTGCGGAATGGATCGCAACATACCGATCATATGCGCCGATGGAAATCAAGCACTTGAAGGTATTGTTGCCAGATGATAGAAAGCTTGCATTGGAAACATTGATCACACTGAAAGGTTCGGTTAAGGAAGATTTTAACTATGCATTGGAGAAGGAATGGCGCATATACCTGAAAGATACATTTGTTAAACTCAGGGTAACTGTTGATACCATACCTGTTGCAAAAATGCCTGTAGAGCCACTCGATCACTATTTTTTTAATTTAGTTCAAAACGAAAATGATGACCATTAA
- a CDS encoding DNA polymerase beta superfamily protein — MMTIKDLHDQHLILFKAVTGSKAYGLDTALSDTDIKGVFYLPKHDFFGLGYIPQISNETNDEVYYELGRFVELLSKNNPTAMELLASPVDCVLERHPLMGSFELHELLNKELVESFVQYALQQVRKAKGLNKKINNPHSAERKTLLDFAYVLQGSASYPMVPWLRDQHMHPQFCGLTKLNHSKNVYALYYDRHEDGIYRGILAKIESQEVALSAIPKGEEAVTLLFVNHEAYSSYCKDYLAYREWEKKRNAQRYARTMAHGRGYDAKNMMHTIRLLEVAKDLVATGELLIKRTNRTELLEIKSGKWTYEQLCDQAEVLQTEIADLYPKSSLPESLDSNKLLQSLVQVREILYG, encoded by the coding sequence ATGATGACCATTAAAGATTTACACGACCAACACTTGATCTTGTTCAAAGCGGTGACAGGAAGCAAAGCGTATGGCTTGGATACCGCGCTATCGGATACGGATATCAAAGGGGTATTTTATTTACCTAAGCACGATTTTTTTGGTTTGGGCTATATTCCTCAGATTAGTAATGAAACGAATGATGAGGTGTATTATGAATTGGGGCGGTTTGTGGAATTGCTCAGCAAGAATAATCCGACGGCGATGGAGCTGTTGGCGAGTCCTGTGGATTGTGTGCTGGAAAGACATCCATTGATGGGTTCTTTTGAGTTGCATGAACTGCTGAATAAGGAATTGGTGGAAAGCTTTGTCCAATATGCTTTACAGCAGGTAAGGAAAGCAAAGGGGTTGAATAAAAAAATCAATAATCCTCATTCCGCAGAACGAAAAACCTTATTAGACTTTGCCTATGTACTGCAAGGTAGCGCAAGCTATCCGATGGTACCCTGGTTACGGGATCAGCATATGCATCCTCAATTTTGTGGACTGACAAAGCTGAACCATAGTAAAAATGTGTATGCATTATATTATGATCGTCACGAAGATGGGATATACCGTGGTATACTGGCTAAGATTGAAAGTCAGGAAGTAGCCTTGAGCGCCATTCCAAAAGGAGAGGAGGCGGTGACCTTGTTGTTTGTGAATCACGAAGCTTATTCCTCTTATTGCAAAGATTACCTGGCTTATCGGGAATGGGAAAAAAAACGTAATGCACAACGTTATGCAAGAACAATGGCACATGGACGAGGCTATGATGCTAAAAATATGATGCATACGATCCGTTTGCTGGAAGTCGCGAAAGATTTAGTGGCAACAGGTGAATTGTTAATCAAACGGACAAATCGCACAGAACTGCTTGAAATTAAGTCAGGAAAATGGACTTACGAACAGTTATGTGATCAGGCTGAAGTACTTCAGACAGAAATCGCGGACTTATATCCGAAAAGTTCCTTACCTGAATCATTGGATAGCAATAAGTTGTTGCAATCGCTTGTTCAAGTACGGGAAATATTATATGGTTAA
- a CDS encoding WG repeat-containing protein, whose protein sequence is MLRNICVFFLSVICMAVHGQSKEILLSEVKKSQENLRMFLQFSNLQIKLEPAAVVFDPKDDFNFEQKDPNAGTTLDATLQAFFSTIRINNTLLPPNNFLSLEKDKFKLTQLLGVENSYFLDHADKEPRYTPTQIHFLDQTSIEAKGQYTTKEALIAKYGRTDAEGYADIDSTKLSDADRFLLHNASSFDQDFLVHAAKPIKAIDMEITLPLREHRLHLLTPAQNKLSTPSGTISLIAMEENKALLEVPAVLEKDIQIQALYQDGRRLKQRSSNSRTSITKEKRVQYKTLLQVLEQAQTTIEKDKITNQDQLTAYIQKQSGLEFNRPEELGNTQIELTFSGPIAQIELKIWDTAEKLFTTHLTYPIAYYNQQDPYIAADLKTGRVGLLDRTGKWVVEPKFNNNFRPINAYFYWDQIDDEGQTYHFNPTTKTLHPVNYQIDDPTIYQEKYVKIETKTNGPIGMVDATTGKIMIPMQHELLHFNAPGFWIANQQNSEKEGAYTNQGEILLPFRFDHVKYENGFFYTEYNPTEYIYDEQKNVFNNKGQNITNGKYSEIKGTFADGLLLVTKEIREPKTKDIKGIHYFFIDSTGHEVLSFPTEKYHLAEPFYKGLARVEKRNNDEYLYDGDYGFIDNKGREVIPTMYDNATDFHGKYAYVAIKKQDQYTYAFIDRKNNIVMKLPSGYQYSWYDEKKQKWYIRLGDEEVYDYDGNPIKAE, encoded by the coding sequence ATGTTACGAAATATCTGTGTATTTTTTCTTTCGGTCATCTGTATGGCCGTTCATGGGCAATCCAAAGAAATCTTGCTGAGTGAAGTCAAAAAATCTCAAGAAAATTTACGCATGTTCTTGCAGTTTTCTAACTTGCAGATCAAACTAGAGCCAGCTGCCGTTGTATTTGACCCCAAAGATGATTTCAATTTTGAACAGAAAGATCCCAATGCAGGTACTACATTAGATGCTACGCTACAAGCTTTCTTTTCCACAATACGGATTAATAATACTCTATTACCTCCAAATAACTTTCTATCTCTTGAGAAAGATAAATTCAAACTTACACAACTTCTAGGTGTCGAAAATTCATATTTTCTAGATCATGCCGATAAAGAACCACGTTATACACCCACTCAGATCCATTTCTTAGATCAGACCAGCATCGAGGCCAAAGGGCAGTATACCACTAAAGAAGCACTAATCGCAAAATATGGACGTACAGATGCTGAGGGTTATGCGGATATCGACTCCACCAAGCTCAGTGATGCAGATCGATTTTTATTGCATAACGCAAGCAGTTTTGATCAAGATTTTTTGGTTCATGCTGCTAAACCCATAAAAGCTATTGATATGGAAATCACGTTACCTTTGCGTGAACATCGGCTACACCTGTTAACCCCAGCCCAAAATAAACTTTCTACCCCTTCTGGAACAATCTCATTAATCGCTATGGAAGAAAATAAAGCGCTTCTGGAAGTTCCTGCTGTTTTAGAAAAAGATATCCAGATTCAGGCTTTATATCAAGACGGAAGACGATTAAAACAACGTTCAAGCAATAGCAGAACAAGTATCACTAAGGAGAAACGAGTACAATACAAAACCTTACTTCAAGTATTAGAACAAGCACAAACAACCATCGAAAAGGATAAAATAACAAATCAAGACCAATTGACTGCATATATCCAAAAACAAAGTGGCTTGGAGTTTAATAGACCTGAAGAGCTAGGTAACACACAAATAGAATTGACTTTTTCAGGACCAATTGCACAAATCGAACTAAAGATCTGGGATACTGCTGAAAAGTTATTTACCACTCATCTCACTTATCCAATAGCATATTACAACCAACAAGATCCATATATCGCAGCCGATTTAAAAACAGGTCGAGTAGGATTATTGGATCGTACTGGGAAATGGGTTGTTGAACCAAAATTCAATAATAATTTCAGACCAATCAATGCCTACTTCTATTGGGATCAGATCGATGATGAAGGTCAAACTTATCATTTTAATCCCACGACTAAAACTCTGCACCCCGTAAACTATCAGATTGATGATCCTACGATCTATCAAGAGAAATATGTTAAAATCGAAACCAAAACAAATGGTCCAATTGGTATGGTGGATGCCACAACAGGGAAAATAATGATCCCCATGCAACATGAGCTTCTACATTTCAATGCACCTGGTTTTTGGATTGCTAATCAACAAAATTCCGAAAAAGAAGGAGCATATACGAATCAAGGAGAGATTCTCCTTCCCTTTCGTTTTGATCATGTCAAGTACGAAAATGGATTCTTTTATACCGAATACAATCCGACGGAATATATTTATGATGAACAAAAGAATGTCTTCAATAACAAAGGACAAAATATAACCAATGGTAAATACTCCGAGATCAAAGGTACATTTGCTGATGGTTTGCTCCTTGTAACCAAAGAAATAAGAGAGCCAAAAACGAAAGACATAAAAGGCATTCATTATTTCTTTATCGATAGTACAGGTCATGAAGTGTTATCATTTCCAACAGAAAAATATCATCTAGCAGAACCCTTTTACAAAGGACTAGCGCGCGTAGAGAAAAGAAATAATGACGAATACCTGTATGATGGGGATTATGGTTTTATTGACAACAAAGGCCGTGAAGTTATCCCGACCATGTACGACAATGCTACTGATTTTCATGGAAAATATGCTTATGTAGCCATCAAAAAACAGGATCAATATACATATGCCTTTATCGATCGGAAAAATAACATCGTCATGAAGTTACCTTCAGGCTATCAATATAGTTGGTATGATGAGAAAAAACAGAAATGGTATATCCGATTGGGGGATGAAGAAGTCTATGATTATGATGGCAACCCAATAAAGGCGGAGTAA
- a CDS encoding DNA topoisomerase IB — translation MATAKGYKRIKFRKSFIYLCDDGTILDNKKALNRIVKLVIPPNWNNVWISAQAKSNLQAYGFDIKGRKQYIYHAQYTAKQQSEKFDHTQYAGKHLQKLRKISTKHLRQDQWNTDKLCALAFKIMDSTLIRVGNSRYTLENKSYGLSTLEKRHVKLNQNSITLAFTGKKGVFQKKTWVDKRIASYLTELMQFRGKQLFCVGKKNTEQVFCGRQLNAYLKEYSEGTLTCKSIRIWGASREAFGLLLQETAAADEKQRIRQLNTIIKHVAQKLGNTKTVAQKYYVHPHIQATFLAGQLPHSSKKLTTKQLEQQLVQFLQQTTKHKNKPKNAKTLKQTSPIYS, via the coding sequence ATGGCCACAGCAAAAGGATATAAACGCATCAAATTCCGTAAGTCATTTATTTACCTGTGCGACGATGGAACCATCTTAGATAACAAAAAGGCTTTAAATCGTATTGTCAAGTTGGTTATTCCTCCCAATTGGAACAATGTTTGGATTTCAGCACAAGCAAAGAGCAATCTACAAGCGTATGGATTTGATATCAAAGGCCGCAAACAGTATATCTATCATGCACAATATACCGCCAAGCAACAAAGTGAAAAATTTGATCATACCCAGTATGCCGGCAAACATTTGCAAAAATTAAGAAAGATCTCCACGAAACACCTGCGTCAGGATCAATGGAATACTGATAAATTATGCGCCTTGGCTTTTAAAATCATGGACAGCACCTTGATCCGTGTCGGTAATAGTCGCTATACCTTGGAAAATAAATCGTATGGTCTGAGTACCTTGGAAAAAAGACATGTCAAACTGAATCAGAATAGCATTACCTTAGCCTTTACAGGCAAAAAGGGAGTATTTCAAAAAAAGACATGGGTAGATAAAAGAATTGCAAGCTATTTAACAGAACTGATGCAGTTTAGAGGAAAACAACTGTTTTGTGTCGGTAAAAAAAATACAGAACAAGTCTTCTGCGGTCGACAGCTCAATGCCTATTTAAAAGAATATAGTGAAGGAACATTAACCTGTAAATCCATTCGCATCTGGGGTGCAAGTCGGGAAGCCTTTGGTTTATTACTACAGGAAACTGCTGCCGCTGATGAAAAGCAACGGATACGACAACTGAATACGATTATCAAGCATGTCGCACAAAAATTGGGAAACACAAAAACCGTTGCTCAAAAGTATTATGTACATCCCCATATACAAGCTACGTTTTTAGCAGGCCAATTGCCACATAGTAGTAAAAAACTTACAACGAAGCAATTGGAGCAACAACTCGTTCAGTTTTTGCAACAAACAACAAAACATAAAAATAAACCAAAAAATGCAAAAACTTTAAAACAGACATCGCCTATTTATTCGTAA
- a CDS encoding RNA polymerase sigma factor, producing MKTVNAMENSNVNVFFQEKRKILNNFAGQFTTDPDEKEDLIQETMLRALKSIDRFIRHPKLMTWLYVIMKNTYINQYRKDKRKTYIYENYMQLDPLSNGDTNRAEHTLVADDIQKAMDTLPKENAEIFRLYLDGYKYHEIAELFFLPEGTIKSRIHLTRKILQKKLIMYQPK from the coding sequence ATGAAAACTGTAAACGCTATGGAAAATTCCAATGTAAACGTGTTCTTTCAGGAAAAAAGAAAAATACTAAACAACTTTGCGGGGCAATTCACAACAGATCCTGATGAAAAAGAAGATTTGATCCAAGAGACAATGTTACGCGCATTAAAATCAATAGATCGTTTCATCAGACATCCGAAATTAATGACCTGGTTATATGTAATTATGAAAAATACGTATATCAATCAGTATCGCAAGGATAAACGTAAAACTTATATCTACGAAAATTATATGCAATTAGATCCCTTATCCAATGGTGATACAAACCGTGCGGAACATACATTAGTGGCGGATGACATTCAAAAAGCAATGGATACGTTACCAAAAGAAAATGCGGAAATTTTTCGCTTGTACCTGGATGGTTATAAATACCATGAAATTGCCGAACTTTTTTTCCTTCCTGAAGGAACGATCAAGTCTCGCATTCATTTGACACGAAAGATCTTGCAAAAGAAATTAATCATGTACCAACCTAAGTAG